A single Triticum dicoccoides isolate Atlit2015 ecotype Zavitan chromosome 2A, WEW_v2.0, whole genome shotgun sequence DNA region contains:
- the LOC119358619 gene encoding uncharacterized protein LOC119358619, translating into MAPGGRGRRKAGGLEPWRAADPAAQQATAAASGGSGGGFSISSGGDSNGAAASTAAPAGDGHSRGLGFRLLEDGRKGKGTSKSKEKRKRFEKVLGCFPIETCLHFHCIWLFVRSVY; encoded by the exons ATGGCACcaggcgggcgcgggcggcggaagGCTGGGGGCTTGGAGCCTTGGAGGGCGGCGGATCCAGCGGCGCAGCAAGCgacggcagcagcaagcggcggctccggcggcggcttcAGCATCAGCTCCGGCGGCGACTCCAACGGCGCGGCGGCTTCAACGGCGGCTCCAGCAGGCGACGGCCACAGTCGGGGTTTGGGATTCAG ATTGCTAGAAGATGGAAGGAAAGGGAAAGGGACTAGTAAATCCAAAGAAAAGAGGAAGAG ATTTGAAAAGGTTTTAGGTTGTTTTCCTATTGAGACATGTCTACATTTCCATTGTATTTGGTTATTCGTTCGTAGTGTGTATTGA